In Nicotiana tabacum cultivar K326 chromosome 17, ASM71507v2, whole genome shotgun sequence, one DNA window encodes the following:
- the LOC107803099 gene encoding glucan endo-1,3-beta-glucosidase 11, whose translation MDGPLRRTSFLQILVTFFLLLLGLNIIREVDSLGINYGQVANNLPPPEKVLQLLHALKITKARIYDTNPQVLTALANSNIELIVTVENQMLATLGDQQQALQWVTTHIRPYFPATNITGIAVGNEIFTDEDTSLMTYLVPAMVNIHSALIKTGLSQYIQVSSPNSLAVLANSYPPSAGNFRSDLNGIMQQFLQFLVTTRAPFWINAYPYFAYKDNPNKISLDYVLFNSNQGMIDPYTRLHYDNMLYAQVDAAIFAIARMGFNGLEVKISETGWPSKGDPNEIGATFQNAAIYNRNILRRQLLNEGTPLRPNVRLDIYVFALFNEDQKPGPTSERNYGLFQPDGTMAYNVGLLSTTSTTTSSTNSEPASASIFLTSSAPPMVKQVRYQSLANWMMFAYFCWLCKG comes from the exons ATGGATGGCCCTTTGAGAAGAACTTCATTCTTGCAAATTCTTGTAacattttttctccttttattaG GTTTGAACATTATTAGAGAAGTAGATTCACTTGGGATTAATTATGGTCAAGTTGCAAACAACTTACCACCACCAGAAAAAGTCCTTCAACTTTTACATGCTCTCAAGATAACAAAGGCAAGAATTTATGACACAAATCCTCAAGTCTTGACAGCATTGGCCAACTCCAATATAGAGCTAATTGTGACAGTGGAAAATCAAATGCTAGCCACATTAGGTGACCAGCAACAAGCCCTTCAATGGGTAACTACTCATATTAGGCCATATTTTCCAGCCACAAACATCACAGGAATTGCGGTAGGGAACGAGATTTTCACAGATGAAGACACATCTTTAATGACATATCTTGTGCCAGCAATGGTTAACATTCATTCAGCGCTTATTAAAACAGGACTCAGCCAATACATTCAAGTCTCTTCCCCTAATTCACTAGCAGTTTTAGCAAACTCTTATCCACCTTCAGCTGGTAATTTTAGGAGTGATCTTAATGGGATTATGCAACAATTCTTGCAATTCTTGGTTACAACAAGAGCACCCTTTTGGATCAATGCATATCCTTATTTTGCCTATAAAGACAATCCCAACAAAATCTCCTTAGACTATGTGCTATTCAATTCCAATCAAGGGATGATTGATCCTTACACAAGACTACATTATGACAACATGTTGTATGCACAAGTGGATGCAGCCATATTTGCTATAGCAAGAATGGGATTTAATGGTTTAGAAGTTAAGATTTCTGAGACAGGTTGGCCATCTAAAGGTGACCCTAATGAAATTGGTGCAACCTTTCAAAATGCAGCTATTTACAATAGGAATATTTTGAGAAGGCAATTGCTTAATGAAGGTACCCCTTTGAGACCAaatgttagattggatatttatGTGTTTGCTTTGTTCAATGAAGACCAAAAGCCAGGACCAACTTCTGAGAGGAATTATGGTTTGTTTCAACCTGATGGAACTATGGCTTATAATGTTGGGCTATTATCAACTACTTCTACAACAACTTCTTCAACTAATTCAGAGCCAGCATCAGCTTCCATTTTCCTTACTTCCTCTGCTCCCCCTATG GTGAAACAAGTGAGATATCAAAGCTTGGCCAATTGGATGATGTTTGCGTATTTTTGCTGGCTTTGCAAGGGCTAA